The Pieris rapae chromosome 16, ilPieRapa1.1, whole genome shotgun sequence genome includes a region encoding these proteins:
- the LOC110999669 gene encoding activating signal cointegrator 1 complex subunit 1: MNDILKPELIWIEGRCYRINDPTVDVAFHQEHDLYENDMPYHDLQEGDVDTDFEVQMIDSDRYCTTFHISKHYLGNIIGKKGAIKMRIQRDTKTDIKIPRMGENKDVVIYGPSIPSVKAARRKINMIVTSARMKQKSTHFIALPMNNAEIVKNFENFKELVLQNCQGRGLDESIFIRASKLHITVGVMCLMDNEERLLASKYLAEVKDHIMPIIQSHLPLKLRLKGLSYMNDDPKEMDVLYGSVQEDNAPKGVLQDMIDAIAQFFIKKGLMANQFGRDNVKIHVTLLNSKYREKTMENDSPTKQRRESFDGSEILDKFNDYDFGVMEINNIHLSQRKSLAPDGFYQPTCVISL, encoded by the exons ATGAACGATATTCTTAAGCCAGAATTGATATGGATTGAAGGTAGATGTTACAGAATAAATGACCCTACCGTGGATGTTGCTTTTCACCAAGAGCATGATCTATACGAAAAtg ATATGCCCTACCACGATTTGCAGGAAGGTGATGTTGACACTGATTTTGAAGTTCAAATGATTGATTCAGACAGATATTGTACAACTTTTCACATATCTAA acattatttaggtaacataattGGTAAGAAAGGTGCAATAAAAATGCGTATTCAAAGGGACACCAAAACTGACATAAAAATCCCAAGAATGGGAGAGAACAAAGATGTTGTTATTTATGGTCCAAGTATTCCA agTGTAAAAGCTGCAAGACGGAAAATCAATATGATTGTTACATCGGCTAGAATGAAGCAAAAATCAACACACTTTATAGCCCTTCCAATGAATAATGCTGAAATAGTGAAGAATTTTGAAAACTTTAAG GAATTGGTGTTGCAAAATTGTCAAGGTAGAGGATTGGATGagtctatatttataagaGCTAGTAAGTTACATATCACTGTAGGTGTAATGTGTTTGATGGATAACGAAGAAAGGCTGCTTGCATCAAAATACTTAGCAGAAGTTAAAGATCATATTAT gcCCATAATACAAAGTCACTTGCCACTTAAGTTACGATTAAAAGGATTGTCGTATATGAATGATGATCCAAAGGAAATGGATGTATTGTATGGCTCTGTTCAAGAAGATAATGCCCCTAAAGGCGTTTTACAGGATATGATCGATGCTATAGCTcagttctttataaaaaagg gaCTTATGGCAAATCAGTTTGGGCGcgataatgttaaaatacatGTTACTCTTTTAAACTCTAAATATCGAGAGAAAACAATGGAAAATGACAGTCCTACAAAACAAAGAAGGGAAAGTTTCGACGGATCTGAAATTTTggataaatttaatgattatgaCTTTGGTGTTatggaaattaataatattcatttatccCAAAGAAAATCTTTAGCGCCGGATGGCTTCTATCAACCGACTTGCGTCATTAGTTTATAA